The Plasmodium relictum strain SGS1 genome assembly, chromosome: 9 genome window below encodes:
- a CDS encoding acyl-CoA-binding protein, putative → MLKNLNRPVLFLNVVYAVAVIYLVNKYRKKIRLLDILYNLKNWLFSTPFIFSRKYKKVKLPILDKNVVINISDEELEEKFIQTCKAVKLYKNKLKFEEWIYLYGLYKQIIMGNIKLNNDEGECNNNNENNNNQINESKLNKNDYIENEKINSWKNCYNINKKVCKFLYVEFFNKLFPNAIENLNNNLSFEFSKSVSKMKSLKENNYNKENADDSNNSLCDILCENVVSANIEYVKKTLDSYPYLTSQKNSDGLTALHYACDRGHLEIAKLLVEKGADINIEDSYGDTALHIAAYSDKTEIINYLISIGADINKKNSDGLTVDSILNQK, encoded by the coding sequence ATGTTGAAAAACTTGAATAGACCtgtgttatttttaaatgttgTATATGCAGTGGCTGTAATATATTTGGTAAATAAATATAGGAAAAAAATTCGTTTATtagatatattatataatttaaagaattgGCTATTTAGTActccttttatattttctagaaaatataaaaaagtaaaattgcctattttagataaaaatgtAGTTATAAATATTAGTGATGAAgaattagaagaaaaatttattcagACATGCAAGGCTGTtaaattatacaaaaataaattgaaatTTGAAGAATggatatatttatatgggttatataaacaaattataatgggtaatataaaattaaataatgatgaaggtgaatgtaataataataatgaaaataataataatcaaataaatgagtcaaaattaaataaaaatgattatatagaaaatgaaaaaataaattcgtggaaaaattgttataatataaataaaaaggtttgtaaatttttatatgtagAATTTTTTAACAAGTTATTTCCAAATGctattgaaaatttaaacAATAATTTATCGTTTGAATTTTCAAAGAGTGTAAGTAAAATGAAgtcattaaaagaaaataactataataaagaaaatgctGATGATTCTAATAATAGCTTATGTGATATATTATGTGAAAATGTTGTATCTGCAAATATagaatatgtaaaaaaaacattagaTAGTTATCCTTATTTAACAAGTCAAAAAAATTCAGATGGTCTAACTGCTTTACATTATGCTTGTGATAGGGGGCATTTAGAAATTGCTAAACTTTTAGTAGAGAAAGGTGCCGACATAAATATAGAAGATTCTTATGGTGATACGGCATTGCATATTGCTGCTTATTCAGATAAAACggaaataattaattatttaataagtaTTGGTgctgatataaataaaaaaaattctgatGGTTTGACAGTTGATTCTATAttaaatcaaaaataa
- a CDS encoding ubiquitin-protein ligase, putative codes for MFNGESKNRRINLSGKKQVILNKDCFIEKAKKEKEINLTLAKRRNAIKIITCFVSYKKYVENRRKEIDDVLSKRINDIILLEKIVSPTIYRQALQICLYEFSVQSTFLYSKLNCYNHYKCMNFDNIYAPIGKLLDILKLYNKVDNIDEDNIITNDNINLNNETNNEKKKSQLNNYNENKNDSFDENKYRKLNKENSEEIVKKKDICNPVIKNKFYHRHKKEIKILINHLDILLGNYYICNLNIYNEFYKKEKTAENESYMCDYSNKKKKKKDTNIISHLYYLYNFILNNSFNEELAKKIRMQEKNNNNNNSGNIVVSLKKISEYIILNIEGLITVIKKIYLSYKDKNIIMFNSKKLMIYICDMIFLYFYIIKIKGNDLKKDYIIDLKYKINLLLDFLLLNIPFIKDHYYLFISFFKYQIYEIFICDIELKNELKILKKLLIIIIKNTYKNVDIMKELVYNFSNIKICNNKFHLFNQKSFDGKNVSGVNLFKNLLLFVYCNNELLDDNVLDILLELYMLLPFCYHPYIYMVNNIKSNADEKNNSNDLHKYDVLNSQTKKKSESLVNELVSKDNKKFNNNHRNEKYLEMGYYYNKNIIDSLIYICKKSNFNKLDALLFLLLPFRSIHIQIYEGYRNYYDYIKNISKSSYVDINIKYDSINQKKKTYEYNIDDNNRSSFSSCNIHKNFTINNLINLRENKNKHFLKPSNNTQRNSSIIHPTHKNFFSLNNLISKREKKGKGHDLINNEILLRVKKILVSHNIHIYLIKKIYLFWFYDCKLNDTLFFRKLLSFPYFDNTSISIYFSSFCFLFYYYIIVNMYNKLIDIKNYKFTKTFMMNKCFKKTCKLLVLSLWIVLKGSISTIHYELRNRDTNEKNKHIEEIEEIADEDIYNDEDEEYEKEMNEKEEENIEKIENSEFSESYFDLSVLNFQKIESSFDKEKDICNYSKDIGNNNKEEIYKINSNDIDYSSSTNNNTGNNFMNSAIEKILDDIDNLDKFNNLSEKYYDINENNNENNNIHIYYDLYDNVKNNNLSNKNYDDSSYTSNMINYYLYNNDNKGLSYVLPLLLKKMYKVNSYINIFEEDFFVIKETFNLLKNRFNIIGESNNINYNNSSYDEDSSLFIEKNDIYLNNNIKYVNVLANYLLRNAPFTLPFDDRILIFYHFRNKSKESIRDDSRYNFLENKHNLIRRTNILEDAFVALHALDSVQLKQNIRIAFIDKNGNEETGIDGGGLFKEFIILLCREVFHNNFILFQNIQNNTLFPKTYNKNDNLNLYEFSGKIVGKAIYERILIESVFNKVFLNLLLFDNIDINDLYFIDENIFNSLLYVQNTKNVESLSLTFCIYEKRSPDGSIKKYEEIKNYFNLLSKNILNNNNNRNNVSNFFTQNTFHYANMNNFFNIIDNLDVLINTLNRNLSSFSQNNLYIDNPAVINGTNISSNRNTLNLNIANENRENTNLRNTYTNDEENDILNNNNNDNYISNEDNENAININYDKEDLECIDLIENGRNVVVNDKNKKLYIKLYINYKYNKLIKKKTQYFLKGLSQLIPAKWFKLFSAHELKTLISGNDKCFDVDDLRKNVVYGGGYNENSQTVLHLFEILKNFSAKEKSLFLMFVTSCSRSPLLGFQELNPKFCIFRVRDFNRLPTASTCVNLLKLPDYLSKEILYKNLITAINDTQGFDLS; via the coding sequence atgtttaatGGAGAAAGTAAAAATAGAAGGATTAACTTAAGTGGGAAAAAGCAGGTTATATTGAATAAAGATTGCTTTATTGAAAAGgctaaaaaagaaaaagaaataaatctAACTTTAgcaaaaagaagaaatgctattaaaattataacttGCTTTGttagttataaaaaatatgtagaaaatagaagaaaagaaatagaTGATGTTCTTTCGAAAAgaataaatgatataattttattagagAAAATAGTATCACCAACTATTTATAGGCAAGCTTTGCAAATATGTTTATATGAATTTTCAGTACAATCTACTTTTCTTTATTCAAAACTGAATTGCTACAATCACTATAAGTGTATGAACTTTGATAACATATATGCACCAATAGGAAAATTATTAGATATACTAAAGTTATATAATAAAGTAGATAATATTGATGAGGATAATATAATTACAAATGACAATATAAATCTGAATAATGAaacaaataatgaaaaaaaaaaaagtcaattaaataattataatgaaaataaaaatgacagctttgatgaaaataaatatagaaagttaaataaagaaaattcagaagaaattgttaaaaaaaaagatatctGTAATcctgtaataaaaaataaattttatcatAGACATaagaaagaaataaaaattttaataaaccaTTTGGATATTTTATTAGGAAATTACTACATTTGTaatctaaatatatataatgaattttataaaaaggaaaaaacaGCAGAAAACGAAAGTTATATGTGCGAttatagtaataaaaaaaaaaaaaaaaaagataccAATATAATTTCacatttgtattatttatataattttatattaaataattcatttaatgAGGAATTggcaaaaaaaataagaatgcaagaaaaaaataataacaacAATAATAGTGGCAATATAGTagtatcattaaaaaaaattagtgaatacataattttaaatatagaagGACTAATTACtgttataaagaaaatttatttatcttacaaggataaaaatattattatgtttaattctaaaaaactaatgatatatatatgtgatatgatatttttgtatttttatataataaaaataaaaggaaacgatttaaaaaaagattatataattgatttaaagtataaaattaatttacttttagattttttattattaaatataccTTTTATCAAAGACCATTATTActtatttatatctttttttaaatatcagatttatgaaatatttatttgcgatatcgaattaaaaaatgaattaaaaatattaaaaaaattattaataataataattaaaaacacatACAAAAATGTAGATATAATGAAAGAATTAGTTTATAATTTCTccaatataaaaatatgtaataataaatttcatttatttaatcAAAAATCTTTTGATGGTAAAAATGTATCAGgagttaatttatttaaaaatttacttCTTTTTGTTTATTGTAACAATGAATTATTAGATGATAATGTCTTAGACATTTTATTAGAACTTTATATGCTTTTACCATTTTGTTATCAtccatatatttatatggtTAACAATATTAAAAGTAATGCGGATGAAAAAAACAACTCTAATGATTTACATAAATATGATGTCTTAAATAgtcaaacaaaaaaaaaaagtgaatcATTAGTAAATGAATTAGTTagtaaagataataaaaaattcaataataatcatagaaatgaaaaatatttagaaatgggttattattacaataaaaatataattgactctcttatatatatatgcaaaaAGTCAAATTTTAACAAGTTAGATgcattattatttcttttattgcCTTTTAGAAGTATACATATACAAATATATGAAGGTTATAGAAATTATTATGACtatatcaaaaatataagtaaaagTTCATATGTAGATatcaatataaaatatgatagcattaatcaaaaaaaaaaaacatatgaaTACAACATAGACGATAATAACAGGAGTAGTTTTTCAAGTTgcaatatacataaaaattttactatTAATAACTTAATTAATCttagagaaaataaaaataaacattttttaaagcCTTCAAATAATACACAAAGAAATTCAAGTATAATTCATCCCactcataaaaattttttttccttaaataatttaattagtaaaagagagaaaaaaggaaaaggacATGATTTGATTAATAACGAAATATTGTTaagagtaaaaaaaattttagtttCTCATAATATTcacatatatttaattaaaaaaatatatttattctggTTTTATGATTGCAAACTAAATGACACTTTATTTTTTCGAAAATTATTGTCATTTCCTTATTTTGATAACACTTctatatctatatatttttcttctttttgttttcttttctattattatattatagttaatatgtataataaattaatagatATAAAGAATTACAAATTTACAAAAACTTTTATGATGAATaagtgttttaaaaaaacttgTAAACTTTTAGTATTATCATTATGGATTGTGCTAAAGGGATCTATAAGCACAATTCATTACGAATTAAGAAATAGAGAtactaatgaaaaaaataaacacaTTGAGGAAATAGAAGAAATTGCTGATGAGGACATATATaatgatgaagatgaagagTACGAAAAGGAGATGAACGAAAAAGAAGAGGAAAATATAGAGAAGATAGAAAATTCGGAGTTTTCTGAATCTTATTTTGATTTATCAGTACTAAATTTTCAGAAGATAGAATCCTCTtttgataaagaaaaagatatatgTAATTATAGTAAAGATATCGGAAAcaataataaagaagaaatttataaaattaatagtaATGATATTGATTATAGTAGTAGTACTAATAACAACACTggtaataattttatgaattcTGCCATTGAGAAAATTCTCGATGATATTGATAATTTAGATAAATTTAACAATTTAAgtgaaaaatattatgataTTAATGAGaacaataatgaaaataataatatacatatatattatgacTTATATGATAATGTgaagaataataatttaagtaataaaaattatgatgatTCATCATATACATCTAATATGATTAACTATTATTTATACAATAATGATAACAAAGGATTGAGTTATGTTTTAcctttattattaaaaaaaatgtataaagtaaatagttatataaatatatttgagGAAGacttttttgttataaaagaaacatttaatttattaaaaaatcgatttaatataattggagaaagtaataatataaattacaaCAATAGCAGTTATGATGAAGATTCCTCtttatttatagaaaaaaatgatatttatttgaataataaCATAAAGTATGTGAATGTATTAGCTAACTATTTATTAAGAAATGCTCCCTTTACCTTACCATTTGATGAtagaatattaatattttatcattttcgtAATAAGAGCAAAGAGAGTATAAGAGATGATTCACGATACAATTTTCTTGAAAATAAGCATAACTTGATTAGAAGAACAAATATATTAGAGGATGCTTTCGTTGCATTACACGCATTAGATTCAGTCCAactaaaacaaaatattagAATAGCttttattgataaaaatgGAAATGAAGAAACAGGTATAGATGGAGGGGGgttatttaaagaatttattattttattatgcaGAGAAGtatttcataataattttattttatttcagaATATTCAAAACAATACTCTATTTCCAAAAACttataacaaaaatgataatttaaatttatatgaattttcAGGAAAGATAGTAGGAAAAGCTATTTACGAAAGAATATTAATTGAATCTGTTTTCAATAAAGTTTTTTTGAATCTCTTGCTATTCGACAATATTGATATAAATGACTTATACTTTAttgatgaaaatatttttaatagtcTTCTATATGTTCAAAATACAAAGAATGTAGAAAGTTTATCTTTAACATTTTGCATATACGAAAAAAGATCTCCAGATGgtagtataaaaaaatatgaagaaattaaaaattattttaatttattaagtaaaaatatattaaataataataataatagaaacAATGTGAGTAATTTCTTTACGCAAAATACTTTCCACTATGCAAATatgaacaatttttttaatatcattgATAATTTGGATGTTTTAATTAACACACTCAATAGGAAtctttcttcattttctcaaaataatttatatatagacAATCCTGCCGTTATTAATGGTACAAATATATCATCAAATAGAAAtacattaaatttaaatatagcAAACGAAAATAGAGAAAATACAAATTTAAGAAATACATATACaaatgatgaagaaaatgatattttaaataataataataatgataattatatttcAAATGAAGATAACGAAAATGCAATTAATATAAACTACGATAAAGAAGATTTAGAGTGTATTGACTTAATTGAAAATGGACGTAACGTAGTTGtgaatgataaaaataagaaattatatataaaattatacataaattacaaatacaataaattgataaaaaaaaaaactcaatattttttaaaaggatTATCCCAACTAATTCCTGCTAAATGGTTTAAACTTTTTAGTGCACATGAATTGAAAACATTAATATCAGGAAATGATAAATGCTTCGATGTAGAtgatttaagaaaaaatgttGTATATGGTGGTggttataatgaaaatagcCAAACTGTTTTACatttatttgaaattttaaaaaatttttcagcaaaagaaaaaagtttgTTTCTTATGTTTGTAACTAGCTGCTCTAGATCTCCTCTATTAGGTTTTCAAGAACTTAATCCcaaattttgtatttttagaGTAAGAGATTTTAATAGATTGCCAACTGCATCAACTTGTgtgaatttattaaaattaccTGATTATTTatcaaaagaaatattatacaaaaatttaataacaGCTATAAATGATACACAAGGTTTTGATTTAAGCTAA
- the U2AF1 gene encoding splicing factor U2AF small subunit, putative produces MAEHLARIIGTEEDRVNCPFFWKIGACRHGDQCSRSHYKPNCSQTLVIRHMYDNPPIAVAIAEGQMVDDEVLDKAADHFEEFYEEVFEELMKYGEIEDMVVCDNIGDHIIGNVYIKYTHEDYAEKAVKELNGRFYAGKPLQIEYTPVTDFREARCRQFVDGQCRRGGYCNFMHIKHVPRSVKRKLYRRMYKKFPEYRKRRRRSDDSDDYHDGHRERGSKDKYKRDRYKENHHNGRRRNRSKSNDYEDEDADRSCKYARRENSIERREKIERWNKEREMKNMLKNNKDNKKEEDEDDNNIKDSKELDTRDD; encoded by the coding sequence atggcTGAACATTTAGCTCGTATTATAGGAACAGAAGAAGATAGAGTCAACTGTCCATTTTTTTGGAAAATTGGAGCATGTCGTCATGGAGATCAATGTAGTAGAAGTCATTACAAACCAAACTGTTCTCAAACTTTAGTTATAAGACATATGTATGATAATCCACCCATAGCTGTTGCTATTGCAGAAGGACAAATGGTTGACGATGAAGTATTGGATAAAGCAGCTGATCATTTTGAAGAATTTTATGAAGAAGTTTTTGAAGAATTAATGAAATATGGAGAAATTGAAGACATGGTTGTTTGTGATAATATAGGGGATCATATTATTGGTAatgtttatattaaatatacacATGAAGATTATGCTGAGAAAGCTGTTAAGGAACTAAACGGACGATTTTATGCAGGTAAACCGTTACAAATTGAATACACACCTGTTACTGATTTTAGAGAAGCCAGATGCAGGCAATTTGTAGATGGCCAATGCAGAAGAGGAGGATATTGCAATTTTATGCATATCAAACATGTTCCTAGAAGTgtgaaaagaaaattatatagaagaatgtataaaaaatttcctgaatatagaaaaagaagaaggaGAAGTGATGATTCAGATGATTATCACGATGGCCATAGAGAAAGAGGTAgtaaagataaatataaaagagaCAGATATAAGGAAAATCATCATAATGGTAGGCGTAGAAATAGGAGTAAAAGTAATGATTATGAGGATGAAGATGCTGATAGGAGTTGTAAATATGCAAGGAGAGAAAACAGTATAGAAAGAAGAGAGAAAATTGAAAGATGGAATAAGGAAagagaaatgaaaaatatgttaaaaaaCAACAAAGATAATAAGAAggaagaagatgaagatgataataatataaaagatagTAAGGAATTAGACACTAGAGATGATTAA
- a CDS encoding AP-4 complex subunit mu, putative, whose protein sequence is MVISQFYILSPRGDTIINRDFRGDITKGSAEIFFRNVKLYKGDAPPLFYLNGINFTYLKNNSLYFVLTSLFNISPSYLIELLNRLLKIFKDFCGQITEEIIRMNFILIYEIIDEVIDYGYLQNSNTEYIRNLIHNEIATTSTNKKFANLSNFSIKNSNTLPSNASQKPIQINDKKNEIFIDIVEKINLIMNSNSEIIYSYIDGIIQIKSYLLGNPYIKIAFNDDLYIKNIHSDNSNNIIIDDCNFNHLVNLSQFEKEKIISLYQPDGECVLMNYRINNNFKAPFKIFANIIYNQNHTVELSIRIRLDIPSQYTCTNVFVNCNLCKHITNVHLNLNTNNELYSAQYLSNEHKLLWTIKKFKGENEYSIRSKITLSPNYVYSKRDFGPIYILFEIPMFNLSKLRIKYLRIIENYKSSNTHRWVRYITQSSSYVYRL, encoded by the exons atggTTATATCCcagttttatatattatctcCAAGAGGGGATACAATTATTAATAGAGATTTTAGAGGAGATATAACAAAAGGTAGTgctgaaattttttttagaaatgtaaaattatataaaggaGATGCACCtccattattttatttaaatggtATTAATTTTACctacttaaaaaataatagtttatattttgttcttACTTCTTTATTTAACATATCTCCTAGTTACTTAATTGAATTACTAAAtagattattaaaaatttttaaagattTTTGCGGGCAAATAACAGAAGAAATAATTCGaatgaattttattttaatatatgaaataatagATGAAGTAATAGATTATGGCTATTTACAAAATAGCAACACAGaatatataagaaatttaATTCATAATGAAATAGCTACAACTAGCACgaataaaaaatttgctaatttatctaatttttctattaaaaattcTAATACCTTACCTTCAAATGCTTCTCAAAAGCCTATACAgattaatgataaaaaaaatgaaatatttattgatattgtggaaaaaattaatttaattatgaaTTCAAACAGtgaaattatttattcttatatagatggaataattcaaattaagTCTTATTTACTTGGGAAtccttatataaaaatagctTTTAATGACGatctatatataaagaatattcATAGTGATAATTCTAATAATATCATTATTGATGATTGTAATTTTAATCATCTAGTAAATTTATCACAATTtgagaaagaaaaaatcaTATCTTTATATCAACCAGATGGTGAATGCgttttaatgaattatagaataaataataactTTAAAGCGCCTTTCAAAATATTTgctaatattatatataatcaaAATCATaca GTAGAGTTAAGTATCCGTATAAGATTAGATATTCCTTCTCAATATACATGTACCAATGTTTTTGTTAATTGTAATTTATGTAAGCATATAACAAATGTTCATCTAAatttaaatacaaataatgaATTGTATTCAGCTCAGTATTTATCAAATGAGCATAAATTACTATGgactattaaaaaatttaag ggGGAAAATGAATACAGCATAAGATCAAAAATAACATTATCTCCAAATTACGTATATTCTAAGCGTGATTTTGGAccaatttatattttatttgaaattcCAATGTTTAATTTATCAAAACTTAGAATAAAGTATCTCCGAATTATCGAAAATTATAAATCAAGTAATACCCATAGATGGGTTCGTTATATTACTCAATCATCATCTTATGTATACAGACtttga
- a CDS encoding tRNA m(1)G methyltransferase, putative gives MISEEDTENTEEINNFFFNLSNIIDENDVNKLEKNRKTKKEKKKDKRELLKEKRRKNRPEEKRRKKNKKKEELLKVLNDLNEEEKIEYLKERKVLEKKMKERKREFLLQSYNEGFKICFNCSFQNYMEEKEICSLAKQIFLSYHYMIKNDIPIQFHFTYLNNNDNLFSQLKKYSLNKWKVHIHSENYWDIFSKEKIVVLSPDASEELEEVKKDEVYIIAALVDRSISKNLSFYQASLYGFTTKKLPLEKYIKKKKSNVLNVNTVVEILINYIKTKNWRKVFEICIPQKKVLSYCHELSKNEDENINIYNNKNENINRNIIQNMNEYNNENISENAYENMNT, from the exons atgataagcGAAGAAGATACTGAAAACACTGAGGAAATAAACaacttcttttttaatttatccaATATAATTGATGAAAATGACgtaaataaattagaaaaaaatagaaagacaaagaaagaaaaaaaaaaagataagagagaattattaaaagaaaagagaagaaaaaatagaccagaagaaaaaagaaggaaaaaaaataaaaaaaaggaagaattgttaaaagtattaaatgatttaaatgaagaagaaaaaatagaatatttaaaagaaagaaaagttttagagaaaaaaatgaaagaaagaaaaagagaatttTTATTGCAATCCTATAATGAGGGTTTcaaaatatgttttaattgcAGTTTTCAAAATTACATGGAAGAAAAAGAGATTTGTAGTTTAGCTAAACagatttttttatcatatcactatatgataaaaaatgatataccaattcaatttcattttacttacttaaataataatgataatttattttcacagcttaaaaaatattcattaaataaatgGAAAGTTCATATACATTCAGAAAATTATTGGGATATTTtctcaaaagaaaaaattgtaGTTTTATCTCCTGATGCTAGTGAA GAATTAGAAGAagtaaaaaaagatgaagtCTATATTATTGCAGCTTTAGTAGATAGAAGTATATCAAAG aatTTATCTTTCTATCAAGCGTCTTTATACGGTTTcacaacaaaaaaattaccCTTAGAA aaatatattaaaaaaaaaaaaagtaatgtGCTAAATGTGAATACTGTTGttgaaattttaattaattatataaaaacaaaaaattggAGGAAAGTTTTCGAAATATGTATTCCACAAAAAAAAGTTCTAAGCTATTGCCACGAGTTAtctaaaaatgaagatgaaaatataaatatatacaataataaaaatgaaaatattaatagaaatataattcaaaatatgaatgaatataataatgaaaatataagtgAAAATGCATATGAAAATATGAATACATAA